The genomic interval CAGCTTCTATAACACATGTATATTAAGATTTGTTAATACCTAATTCTAATCTTTAAATATCAACAAGAGAACATTTTGCAGATAAAGCTTGCTATCTCTATTTCTTCAAAACTGGACTGGAATAGTATATCATTAATCAAGTAGTGAATACATAGGATCAGACATGTCTTCATTGCGAACATAGCATTTTACCAGCTCTTCTCACAGTTATTACTTTCCAATTTAATAGGTCCGAGGTATAAAAAGATTGTTCGATTAAACAGTTTTTCCCCAATTCGAAGATCTATGTGCTCTGAGTCATATCCGTTATGGCAACTGGATTAAAGTCCAGCATTAAATCTATCAATATATAACTGTCGGCCATGCTTAAGTTTTTAATTGGCAAATGCACACGGAGGGCGTAAATCAACGCCTGACTCTCTTATCGGAGCCTCATCGTAATCGTCATATAATCTATAAGCAATGCGCACTTATCTTGagtcaaataaaatgttttaaggTTAGAGATAAATCGCTgttatagccatttaaaggcTTCATATATAGTACCGTCGATTGGCAGCTGACTTTAGTTAAGTTTTCGAATCGCGTGCCGCAGGCTGTGCGAAAAATATTCTAGTCGTGACAAGAAGAATCGAAAGTAAGTGCCTAGCAATTGCATAACGTGTGGTGAAATAGTTGGACTATTAATTATGGGAACCGCTAATCGATGGAAAATCCCAATGTTTGCCCTGCGCTTGGCTGTCTTTTGGGCTGCCTGCCTGTGCGCTGTGCTCGCGGCGCCACGCCAGCAACTGGACCTGCAGCCACCGACCAGCTATGCCGCCGAAAACTCTGAGTACAGACTGCCGGAGATCATTAATCCCATTAACTATAACATATCGTTGCGCCCGTATTTGCTGGAAAGCGATGGCGACAAGCGTTTTACCTTTGACGGTGAGGTTTGGATTGAAATTGAGCCAGtggtaaaaacaaaatatgtggTGCTGCACTCGAAAAATTTGACCTATTCGCTCAGCGAATACTGGACCAAGCCGGCGACAGAGGGCGCCACAGTCACTCGCACAGCGCAGACCTTAGTGTCACAGAGCGATGAAACGGATGTTAGAAATCTGACTGTGACAGTGGATCTGGAGGCCAGTCAACGTTATATACTGCATTTCGTCTATACGGGTCTGATGCAGGATGATATGCATGGTTTCTATCGCAGCTACTATGTGAATGACAACAATGAGACCAAGTGGGTTTGATTCTGTTTGTTGCCAAGCTGGGAGGAGCTAATGTGGCTTGCTTTAATTTTCCTTTAACAGATGGCTGGGCTCCACACAGTTCCAGACAAATCATGCACGTCGCGCTTTTCCCAGCTTCGATGAGCCGCAGTTCAAGGCCACCTTCGATGTGACCCTGAAACGTCATCGCACCTTCACCTCGGTTAGTAATACCAGACAACTGTCCAGCACACCCACCGACAATAAGTAAGTTATGGGTGAATTCCTGAAGATGCTCTACTAACTATATTCCTAAACTAGCGAATACTATTTGGATGTGTATAATACCACGCCCAAAATGTCAACATATCTGCTGGCCTTTATCATCTCCGAGTTTACCGTACGCAAGGATGACCAGTTTGGTGTCCTGGCTCGTCCCGAGTTCTATCCGCAGACGCAATACAGCTTCAATGTGGGTCGTCTGATTCTGGAGGAGATGGGCACATACTTGAACTTGAGCTACTATACGCTGGGCAATGATAAAATGGATATGGCTGCCATACCCGATTTCTCAGCAGGCGCCATGGAGAACTGGGGTCTGCTCACCTACAGAGAGCGCAGCCTGCTGGTGGATGAGTCCGCCACGACGCTCTCTTCCCGCCAGTCAATTGCTGCAGTTGTCGCCCACGAACAGGCGCATATGTGGTTCGGTGATCTGGTTACCTGCAAATGGTGGAGCTACACCTGGCTGAATGAGGGCTTTGCACGTTACTTCCAATACTTTGGTACTGCCTTTGTCGAAACCGAATGGGAACTGGAGAAACAGTTTGTGGTCGATCAAATACAATCGGTAATGGCCATGGACTCCACCAATGCCACAAATCCCCTAAGCGATTTAGATACCTATACGCCAGCTCACCTGAGCCGCATGTTCAATAGCATCTCCTATAACAAGGGTGCCACCTTTATACGCATGATTGAGCATACCATGGGCTCTGAGAATTTCCGTAAATCGCTGCAGGAATATCTTGTCAAATAGTAAGTAAATTTTACAGTTGTTATACCATGTCTACATTTAAAATAGGTAAAGAGGGTGTAATAGACACAAGGAAGTATATATCCACTCACCTTGTATCTTGATCAGGGCGGCGAGTTTTTTAGTCTAACCTTCTGAGTCAACTTTCTAACGTTCTATCAAActacaagagctagagaatGAAATTGTACAACAATATACTTTTTCACGTTAGGCAAAACGAGTATAACccattttcataatatttttCAAGAGCTAAGAGCAAGGTATGTAGGTTCTCATTAATTATACATAGATCTAAAGTGTTGAACTTTTCTTGATACATCCTTTCCTATTTCTACCAAAAATTGgggaaaaaaacacatttttaaagCTAAAGCCTTGTAAAGGCAgtacaaattttattaagatcggaattCTTATAAAGGTAGCGCGATGTGGTACAGGGTAGTCGggctagtcgggcactcccaaCTAGAGCACTCTTGCTTGTTTTGGCCACAGATAGTAATAGTTTTTGCCATCCACAGCCAATATCAGTCATCGGTGCCGGAGTATTTGCTGGGCGCCTGGCAGGCCAATTGGCCCAATGATCGATTCAACAGCAGCTCGGAGCACATCTTTTACAACTTTACCACCCAGGTGGGCTATCCACTGATCAATGCCAAGCTGAGCAGTGATGGCAAGAGTGTTGAGTTCAGTCAAAAGCGTTTCCTGCTTAAGGAAAACGATGGCGCAGATGCTAGTCTGACATACACGGTGCCCATTAGCTACACTACCAGCCTGGAGAAGAATTTTGCGGACACCAAGCCGAAGTTTGTGCTGGCAGCGAGCACGCCACATACAGTTACATTCACCAATGCAGTCACATGGGTGCTGGCCAACATTCAGGAGACAGGCTACTATCGTGTCAATTACACTGAGAGCAATTGGCATGCAATTCATGCCGCGCTCGCCAGCACCAACTGGAGCGATATACATGAGGTGAATCGCGCCCAGGTGGTTGACGATTTGCTCAATTTGGCCCGCGCTGGACATATTCTTTACGATCTGACACTGCAGGTGTTGGAGTATCTGGAAACGGAAACCAATTATATACCCTGGACAGCGGCGTTTAATGGTTTCAACTACTTGGCCATACGACTGGGCACAGACACCGCCCATTTCGGCAACTACATTCGGCAGCTGACCAACAAGGCCTATAACCAGCTGGGCTTTAATGAGACCTCTAATGACGACGCACTCGATATCTATTTGCGCACCAAGGTTCTGTCCTGGAGCTGTCGCTTTGGCAATGCCGATTGTATTAGCAAGGCACAGAGCCACTTCAAATCGCTGTCCACTGTGCCCAAGAACATACGCTCCGTGGTCTACTGTGTGGCGCTGCGCGAAGGCGGCAGCGCTGAGTTTGAGGCTTTGTATGAGAAATTCAAGACCGAGAAGGTGGCCACAGAGGAAACACTTTTGCAGAACTCATTCGGTTGTGTGAAACAAAACACGCTCATCGAACGTGTCTTCAATCTGACGGTGTCTGATGAGATTCGACGACAGGACAAATCCTCAGTGCTCAGCACCTTGTACACTGAGAACAACGAGAATGTTGGCCCCGTCTTCGAACTGGTCACCAAACGATTCGAGGAACTGGCCGTTGCGTAAGTAACCAGCTGACTTGCCAACCTATTTAGCATATCTAAATATCTTTCTTTTTTCTGCTTTGCCGCACTTAGCATGGGTGGCTACTCCTCGGTGGCCACAGTCATCTCCAACATTGCCGCACGCTTCACGGAGCAGTCGCAGTACGAGGAGCTGCAAAATTTCAATAACGCGAACAGCGCCAAGTTTGGAAGCTCGGCAGCCACATTACTAGCAGCCGAGGCGACCGTGAAGGAGAATCTGGAGTGGGCCACATCCAAGCTGGGCACATTCCGCACATATTTGGCCCAACGCAACGGCAGCGCCATGTTAAGCGGCTTCAGTCTGCTCACCCTGCTGCTGGTGGCCCTGGTCACGTTGCTGCGTTAAGGCCAAGATTAGCCAATTGCCAACTGCATTTGGGGTATTCGTCCAACAAAAAGTATTTGTACAATTACCGCCTGTTCAAGAGGCAATAAAGAAGCCAGATAAGATGGCTTTGAGTAAAACTACATTTATCGGCTAAAACttacaataaaaaattttacaattttatttaatcttTATGGAAGGGGACTCATGTTTTATAGTTTTCAATTTTACATTTGATCACACTCTGCAAATTATgctgaatattatttttgctctGCAACTAGGAACTACTTTCATTGGCTTTAAACTTCTTCAATACATTATAACTATAATTTTTGATCATTAGTTCATAAGAAACGTTGTTTATCTTAGTCTAATGTGAacattaagaatatatttggGGGAACAGGGAAATgtataaaaagttaaaaaagaTCCGGAACACCATACCAAGGTCTTCAACCCAAAAGTTGCATCTAAAGCTCTTATAAGCTATTAGATACGCATGGAAAAAAGGTATGCCATCCATGATTTCAAGTCTATAACTCTTATAGTCTCATACGCATACACATACGGAGGGACATGAGTAGATCGACCCGGATGAGCAAAAATATGGGTTTGGAGACTCTTCCTTCTGCTTGCTCCATAGATTTGCACAAAACTATTATACCCATTACAAATATACtctataaaactaataataataataatcgaaCCAGTCAGTTagcttttatacaaatttattttttttttattattaacagCGATAAGACATATGAGTACAGTTAGGGGGACTTTCTTTAGATTATCAGCATCATCGAGAGAACATTTGATAAGGTTATATGAAtaggtttatatatatgcttatctATTCTTATGTGCATAAACAATGTACGTCAATTTAGAAGTGTTTAGGTTTTACACTCAGTAAATTGCGCAATTATGCTAAAATATTCCATACAACAAGAAAACAGTCAAATCTCGTAATTCCATTCAAAACTGGTTAGCAAACCTTTTTAAAAGCAAACCGTGCTCAGATCGGTTAAGGAATGTACATATGTCAAATACAAGCAGTTAatgcttgatatatatatatggaaatttgttgttattagtTGTTTACATGTAAATAGCCTTTTGTCAACAAATAGGTAGGCCTAGGGTTAAGAGTAGCATTTGTCTTACACTGTTTTGCGACAAGTACAACCCAAATAACTACAAGAACCACTTTGCTGTGCGGGGTGTGGCTAATCATCGCATCGACACCCATTGTCCGTGTTATCtaatcaacaaaaaagcgaCATCATCTGTGCTTGGCTGATTGTTTagcatttttgttttagcaTGAGTATCTGCTCAGTATTGTACCTGCTCTCGGCATGAACAGTTTTGGACCGGGCAACTGGCTGCACGTCGGCCTTCTATCATTGATTGCCCTGTTTGCCGGCGTTGGTTGCGCTAACTATCGGCTGGAAGGCAACGTATTACCAACATTCTACAACCTGACCATAAGTCTGAGGGGCGATGCCAATAATCCAGGCACAACATTCGATGGCGAGGTGCAAATAACGCTGCACGCGGTGCAGACAGATGTGCAGCATATCACGCTGCACAAGGATGACATTGAAATAGCAGATGGTGCCTGGCTATATAATGATACTGGTGATCTATTGGAGGATATTGCGCAGAGCTCGCTTACCTATGACCAGCCAACACAGCAGCTGACTGTGCATCTGGCGCAGACATTGACCCTCAACAGGAACTACACGCTGCACTTTAAGTACATTGGACAAGTGCAGAGCGGCATGACGGGCCTGTATTCCGCCAGCTATGTGGAGCAGCAGACGGGCCAAACCAAGTGGATGCTCCTaacgcagctgcagcgcatCAATGCACGCCTGGTCTTCCCCTGCTTTGACGAGCCCGCCTTCAAGGCCAGGTTCCAGTTGCACATTGGCCGGGCAGGCGGCGTGAATGCGACCAGTAATACGAAGCTAATCGAAACAATTGACGAGGGGTAAGTTACAAAATTGAAGATAATGCCCGAGCCTGCTTATACTTGATTAATTTTGAATTACAGCAACAATCGCTTTACGGATCACTTTGACGTGACGCCCCCAATGTCCACTTACCTATTGGCATTCATGGTCTCCGAGTACCGGGCACGTGGCAATATCAGCGAAATTGCAGTGATAACTCGGCCAGAAGACTATAACAAGACCGAGTTTAGTTACAATGTGGCCAAAAGTGTACTGGATGCCTACGGCGATCTGTTCCAGCACTCCTATAAGGATTTGGGCAACCAAATCCTGTTGCATGCGACCACGCCGCGCTTTCCACACAATGGCATGGAGAACTGGGGTCTCATTATTTACAAGTAAGTGCCAAGCCAGAGACCAACTAGAAGATACCACAGCGTCAAATAAGTCCATGAGTAatatctatttttaaaaagaaGGTAATCTGAATCTGTACTCCTCTCTTAAATAGATAAAGACAAGCCATCTATTATCTGTTACATTATCTAATAtcatggaaaacttttttgctttttggctaTCAAGAGCTTCACTATCTCCTCGCATATCTGCAAAGCTGTATTAGACTATTTTATATGGAAACTTTAGGATCAATAGGTTCAAAATTAAGCACGATCATTTTAGCCATAGGTGCATTTAACCGTTTTTTCCTGCACCGCATCTTAATAATCAACATATGGCTTTACTTTTCAGAGATACCGTGCTGGAGCATGAGCCGTACTACACAGACGGCTGGAATGACAAGGAGCATACCATACGGATTCCGGCTCACGAGACATCGCACATGTGGTTCGGCAACAGCGTGACCTTTTCCTGGTGGAGTTACTTCTGGCTGAACGAGGCATTTGCACGCTATTACGAGTACTTCATGGCGCATCAGGtaagcatatatatggaagAAATATCAGTTCAGATATATGCCACGCATACCACGCTCTTTTTGCAACAGCTGCACCCAGAGTATCAACTAGACGAGCAGTTTGTTGTACGCCAGCTTCAGTTGATCTTTGCAACCGATGCCAGGGCCAGCACCCAGCCGCTGACCAGCCCGGAGGCGAGCATACAAACACCTTCCCAAATCGGCTACAAATTCAGCAGCATTACCTACGCCAAGGGCGCCAGCATAGTTCGCATGTGGCGCAATGCTATGGGCGGTGCCAACTTTGATACGGCCATCCGTACATACCTCGAGCAGCAGTGAGTACTCGTTCCTTATATCTACACCCATAAATCTCATATCTCTTCTCTCGGTTAGTCACTTGGGTAACACAGAACCCAAAGATTTGTTTACACATCTCAAGACGAGCTGGCCAGCTGTCAATATAAGCTTAGATCAGTTTTTTTATGACTTCACCGAGCAGGTGGGCTTTCCAACGATCATGGTGAACATTAGCTGGGAGCACAGCACGATCACCTTGCGGCAACGTCGATTCCTGCTGAATCCAAGTGATGGCAGCGATGCTAATTTACGCTACACGGTGCCCATCACCTTTGCCACGAACTTGTCGCCCAACTTCCAGAATCTAACACCCTACACGTACTTCGATAAGTCTGTGGATTTTGTGCAGTTGAGTTTGCCTGAGCCCATTGACTGGATTGTGTTCAATCTAAAACAATCTAACTATTATCGCGTATACTATGAGCCATCGCTATTGAATCGCATCCAAGTGGCTCTAACGAAGAGCAACCACAGTGAGATCGCAGTCGAGAATCGTGCGGCAATCATTAATGACCTCTTCAACTTTGCATACATTGGAATGCTTGATTTCGCGGACATTTTTAAGTTCCTGGAGTATATGAGTGGGGAAGTCGATTATGTGCCCTGGTATGCGGCCTATGAGGGCATGGCACGCGTGGCCAAGCGCTTACCCACAGAGCATCTGTCCAATTTCGGCAAATATCTTGGCGATATCACAGCTTCGGTACAGAAAAGCCTCGGTGTCAGTTTAAGGGCTAACGACACGGTGTTGGATGTCTACAATCGCAACAAGCAGGTGGCCTGGCTCTGCAGATATCAGGACCAGAATTGCAACAGCAAGGTGCGCGAAAAGTTTGAAAGCAGCTCCGAACAGTTATCGCCAGACTATCGAGAGACGTTCTACTGTGCAGCCTCCAGATCGGGCAGCTATGCACGCATCTTGGAATACTATGCGAACGAAACCCATCCCACCGAGCGAGAACTTCTTTGGCGCGCTGCCAGTTGTACAAGAGATTATCGAACGCACTACCAAAAGGAGATCTTAGGTAACGCCAACAGCGTATCCCTTAAGATGGTTGGCCTGGCACAGCTGTACGAGCAGAATCCCGACATGATAACACAGATTTTCCTTACCGTAACTGAGAACATCACACAGTTGGCTACGGCGTAAGATCCTCAAAAGATTCCAACTAgagtttgtatttatttaaaaataacatcCCACTCTATTAATTACAGCTTGGACAGCTGGCCGAAGACTGCCGAGGCGCTGGCCAGTATGTCGGACTACTTTACCACAcggacgcagcagcagctcttcTCCACTTTCATTGATGAAAACCAAAACCTTTTTGGCAGCTCGGCGGAAACACTTACCGAAGCACTGTCCAACGTGGACAAGCATGTGAGTTGGACAGTGGAGAACTTGGGCAAGCTGATCGCCTTTTTGGGCCAGAGAAACAGCGCTGCTGGACTGACCTTGGTGTCGGCCTTGCTGGTGATGACCCCACTTTTGACTTTCCTGCTTGGATAGGaatgaaaataaatcatttttatgttCTATACCAAACACACAAGATCTTTTCATTCgacattttataattaagcAATTATTGTATGTTTTTCGATTGTCTCTAGCTGGTTGACATAAATGTTATAGGCCCACGGTTTTGGTCCCTTTTAGTCCCTAGCATGTCGTGCAACTGAATTTCATGACGCCTTTAGTTCGCTGAAAGTAAAGAATTGTCAGCGTTAGGTCAAAGTTCTTCAAAAGCTTTTGCCTCGCACATCTACTTTAAGGAAACTCCAACATCCTTTCACAAATTTACTGTCGATGTTCCgattgctatatatatatatatatatatatatatatatatatatatatatatatatatatatactatatatatatatatatatttattttaatatatatatatatatattttaatctgTGTAATCGAGCCAAttgcttaatttatttatcgCCCTTAtccatattcatatttttaataatgaCATATAAATGTTTAGTACCTATATCTCTGCATATAACTTAAGCTTCTAAGACAATACATACACCTCGATAAAAACGAATCGGCGAAATTCGTATAATTTAATCAGCCAACAAGGTGAcaatattatttctaagtaacATCCGTTAGCATATATACATTGACGTAAATACTTATCAATTCTGATACTGACAACCGATTTGTAATCCTTCCCAAGATTGTAAGAAAACCGATTCACAGTTAGCAACCATGTGTCAAATTCAACTAGTTGGTCTATTGTTCATCGTGGCTCTGAATTTAATCTTATCTTTCAACAAAATCACCTATTATGCGGAAAAGAGTACGAGTCAACCTGATCAGAATTGACCGAAACAAAAATCAGTTTTGGAACCGCCTTCGACATGAACAGTTGTCGAATCCGAATTTGGCCCTTAATAGCTCTTCTCTTATTAGCCTGGATCGGGAGCAATGAGTGCGCCCTCAACTATCGGCTCGAAGGCAGCGTAGTGCCTATCTTCTATAACCTAACCATAGGTCTACGCGGCGATGCCGACAACCCTGGTACGCAGTTCGATGGCGAGGTCTTCATTACTTTGAAGGCGGTGCTGGCAGATGTGAAGGAAATCACGCTGCACAATGATATATCCATCAATATAGAAGAGTGCTCACTCTATGATGCTGCTGACCAGCTGGTGGAGAGTGGACTTAACGCTCGGCTGACGACTGAAGAGCAGACACAGCAGCTGACAGTGCCCCTGACGCAGTCCTTAGCTGTCGAGGCCAACTACACCTTGTACTTCAAGTATACCGGGAAAGTTCAGTCCGATACAGTGGGTCTTTTCTCCGCCAGCTATATAGACGAGGCTACGATGAAGACCAAATGGGTGCTATTGACTCAGATGCAACCCATCAACGCACGCCTGGTCTTTCCCTGCTTTGACGAACCCGCCCTCAAGGCCAAGTTCGAGGTGCATATTGGCCGACCAAGTGGTTTGAGCGTCGTCAGTAACACGGAATTAACCAGAACTACAGACGAGGGGTATGCTTCAACGGATAGTTCCTTCAGAGGATACATTTAAaccaatttaaaattgcaGGAATAATCGCTTTACGGATCACTTCAAGGTTACGCCCATCATGTCCACCTATCTGTTGGCTTTCGTGGTCTCCGAGTACCAGGCACGGGGCAACAGCTCGTTGTCCATATTAACCCGTCCGGCGTACTACAACTACACGGAGTTCAGCTACAGCGTGGCAGAGCGCGTGCTTCCCGCATTCGGTGAGATGTTCCAGCAATCTTATCAGCAGCTAGGGAACGAGCTGTTGCAGTATGCAACCACACCTCGTTTTCCCCACAACAGCATGGAGAACTGGGGCCTGGTCATATTCAAGTACGTTTAGCCAGGGACAAAGATAACGAACGCGGCTTAAGCTCATACAATTCCTTTAATGCTTCAGGGATAAGGTCGTCCTGGAACAGCCAGGCGTTACGGATGGCTGGACGCAGAAGGAGTTCACCATTCGCAACATAGTCCATGAGAACGCGCACATGTGGTTCGGCAACAGCGTCACATGCAAATGGTGGAGTTACATTTGGTTGCATGAGGGATTCGCCCGCTATTATGAATTCTTTATGGGACACGAGGTTGCCTTAGAGTCTATAAGCTTAGATATCAAAATGTCTTTAATATACCACAAATTTCGTTTTAGCTATACCCGGAATATCAGCTTGACCAGCAATTTCTTGTGCACAAGCTTCATAATGCCCTTTTGAGGGATTCTCAAAATTTCACACAGCCTATGACCAGCCCGTTAGGGAGCATCCTCACACCTGCGGATATTGACTACAAGTTCGACAAACTCACATTTGATAAGGCTGCTAGTGTCATCCGTATGTGGCGCATCGCAATGGGTGAGGAGCACTTTAATTTGGCCATCCAAGAATTCCTCCAGCATTAGTAAGTACAAATGCCTTAAATTAAGCCCAATATATCTTACTTGAATTTTCTTCACTAGCTACTTGAGCAGTACGTCGCCCACTGGCTTATATGTACTTCTCAACGATCACTGGCCTGTGCAGGAGAGCGTATTAAATCAATCCTATTACGACTTCACTATACAGGTGGGCTACCCACGGATCATAGTGAGCCTGAGTCTGAAAGACCATATGTTATCTTGGGAACAGCAACGCTTTCTGTTGAATGCCAGCGATGGTAGCGATCCCACACTGCGCTACACGGTGCCCATCACCTACACCACAAATCTGTCGCCCAATTTCCAAAATCTAACGCCCGCtttttacataaaaaaatcaaatgattACAACTACTGGTCGGACGAGCCCATTGACTGGGTTATCGTTAATCTAAAACAAGCCAACTACTACCGAGTTTTTTACAACGAACCGCTGCTTGGACGGATTCAAGTAGCCCTGACCAAGACTGAATCGTGCAGCGATTATTGACGATCTCTTCAACTTTGCCCTCGCTGGATTGATTGATTATGTGGAGGTCTTCGAGTTCATGGAGTACATGAGCACAGAAACCGAATATATACCCTGGTATGCGGCATATGTGGGTATGGAAAGGATAGCAAAGCGTTTGACCCCACAGCAGCTGCCCAACTTTAACAAGTATCTAAGTGATATCGCAGTTACGGTCCTCGATAAACTGGGTGTCGGTTGGACTTCCGGGGACAAGGTGTTGGATGTCTACAATCGCAACCAGCAGGTCGCCTGGCTCTGCAAGTACCAGAATTCCAACTGCACTAACCAGGTAAAGGAGTTATTTGAAGGCGGCATGGAAAAGCCATCTCCAGACTATCGGGAGACATTCTACTGCGCAGCCTCCAGATCTGGCGGATATTCTCGCATATTGGAATACTATGCAAAGGAAACTAACTATATAGACAGAGAGATATACTGGCGCGCCGCCAGCTGTACGAGGGACTATCGGACGCACTACCAGAACGAGATCTTGGGCAAGGGCAACAGCGTGGACCTGAAGATTGCTGGCCTGGCTCAGCTGTACGAGCAGAATCCCGACCTGGTGACGCCCATTTTCCAAATGATAACCGAGGACATCGCACAACTGGCTGAGGCGTAAGTTCTTTTGTAGCTTTAGTTTCTGGCACTTCCAAATTAGTTAGATAACACTTGATCAATTGCAGCTTGGAGAGCTGGCCGAAGACTGCCCAGGCGCTGAGCGACTTGACGGACTATTTCACCAcgcgggagcagcagcagctgttctCGAACTTCTACAAGGAGAGTCAGACGCTGTTCGGCAGCTCCGCGGTCACACTTAGCCAGGCACTGGCCACGGTGGACTCGAATGTGCAATGGGCAGAGCAGCGCTTGGGCAAGCTGGTCAGCTTTCTGGCCCAGAGGAATGGAGCTGCTGGACTGACGTTGGTATCCTCTTTATTAATGATGATGTGCACACTTTGGAATTTGTGGcttaaatagttttaaaagattgtaattcatttgaaaaacaTTATCAACTGTCTTTAAGCCTGTGGTTCGTAGATGTTGAGACCATAATAGATTTAACTTAAGTTCTTGCCcaatttgtaattgttttgGGGAGTTTTCTGGTCGATTTTTCCAGTAC from Drosophila virilis strain 15010-1051.87 chromosome 2, Dvir_AGI_RSII-ME, whole genome shotgun sequence carries:
- the LOC6630853 gene encoding LOW QUALITY PROTEIN: membrane alanyl aminopeptidase-like (The sequence of the model RefSeq protein was modified relative to this genomic sequence to represent the inferred CDS: deleted 1 base in 1 codon) produces the protein MNSCRIRIWPLIALLLLAWIGSNECALNYRLEGSVVPIFYNLTIGLRGDADNPGTQFDGEVFITLKAVLADVKEITLHNDISINIEECSLYDAADQLVESGLNARLTTEEQTQQLTVPLTQSLAVEANYTLYFKYTGKVQSDTVGLFSASYIDEATMKTKWVLLTQMQPINARLVFPCFDEPALKAKFEVHIGRPSGLSVVSNTELTRTTDEGNNRFTDHFKVTPIMSTYLLAFVVSEYQARGNSSLSILTRPAYYNYTEFSYSVAERVLPAFGEMFQQSYQQLGNELLQYATTPRFPHNSMENWGLVIFKDKVVLEQPGVTDGWTQKEFTIRNIVHENAHMWFGNSVTCKWWSYIWLHEGFARYYEFFMGHELYPEYQLDQQFLVHKLHNALLRDSQNFTQPMTSPLGSILTPADIDYKFDKLTFDKAASVIRMWRIAMGEEHFNLAIQEFLQHYYLSSTSPTGLYVLLNDHWPVQESVLNQSYYDFTIQVGYPRIIVSLSLKDHMLSWEQQRFLLNASDGSDPTLRYTVPITYTTNLSPNFQNLTPAFYIKKSNDYNYWSDEPIDWVIVNLKQANYYRVFYNEPLLGRIQVALTKTESAAIIDDLFNFALAGLIDYVEVFEFMEYMSTETEYIPWYAAYVGMERIAKRLTPQQLPNFNKYLSDIAVTVLDKLGVGWTSGDKVLDVYNRNQQVAWLCKYQNSNCTNQVKELFEGGMEKPSPDYRETFYCAASRSGGYSRILEYYAKETNYIDREIYWRAASCTRDYRTHYQNEILGKGNSVDLKIAGLAQLYEQNPDLVTPIFQMITEDIAQLAEALESWPKTAQALSDLTDYFTTREQQQLFSNFYKESQTLFGSSAVTLSQALATVDSNVQWAEQRLGKLVSFLAQRNGAAGLTLVSSLLMMMCTLWNLWLK